A window of the Cloacibacillus sp. An23 genome harbors these coding sequences:
- the typA gene encoding translational GTPase TypA — MQDSSKIRNIAIIAHIDHGKTTLIDGIFKAAHLFRDNQVMEERVMDAGNLERERGITIKAKHCTVEWQGYKINIVDTPGHADFSGEVERVLSMVDSVLLLVDANEGPMPQTRYVLMRALKLGLRPIVIINKVDRPNADPEAALDKTFDLFIELGATEEQCDFAVLYGSGLQGWFVDDLSKREDNSQAGMDDLFKAIIERVPAPKAEMDKPFLMQVCTLSWSEYLGRIGCGRILQGTLKKGDKILRTHTRWKDYDQTDWEVVSTDTSTCTHLYVTKGLDRAEVEEAGAGDIVWFTGPANIDLGDTMSSPEIPDAVMPPLDIEEPTVSMFFIVNTSPFAGQDGNAITLRQLKARIERETKTDPALRMEDLGRPDGIKVSGRGELHLGILIEEIRREGSEICVSRPEVIVQHDENGKTLEPMEELIIDVPEEYQGVVIQKLAQRKGELKNMENSGTGVLRLEFKIPTRGLIGYRGEFLTDTRGLGILASRFIGYEPWVGEINARSRGSLVSMDTGTATSYALENLQERGTLFIKPGDPIYNGQVVGESSRGKDIPCNPCKRKQQTNHRSATKDMMTVLDVPRTITVDSALEWISDDELVEVTPLSVRIRKMILDADQRKKARIQAGIRDDDED, encoded by the coding sequence ATGCAGGACTCTTCAAAGATACGCAATATAGCGATAATAGCGCACATAGACCACGGCAAGACGACGCTCATCGACGGCATTTTCAAGGCGGCGCACCTTTTCCGCGACAACCAGGTGATGGAAGAGCGCGTCATGGACGCGGGCAACCTCGAGCGCGAGCGCGGAATAACGATCAAGGCGAAGCACTGCACCGTCGAGTGGCAGGGATATAAGATAAACATCGTGGACACGCCGGGCCACGCGGACTTCTCGGGCGAGGTCGAGCGCGTGCTCTCGATGGTCGATTCCGTCCTTCTGCTCGTGGACGCCAACGAGGGGCCGATGCCTCAGACGCGCTACGTGCTTATGCGCGCTCTGAAGCTCGGGCTGCGCCCGATAGTCATTATAAATAAAGTAGACCGTCCGAACGCCGACCCGGAAGCGGCGCTCGACAAGACCTTCGACCTCTTTATAGAGCTCGGCGCTACGGAAGAGCAGTGCGACTTCGCGGTGCTCTACGGCTCGGGCCTTCAGGGCTGGTTCGTGGACGACCTCTCGAAGCGCGAGGACAATTCTCAGGCCGGCATGGACGACCTCTTCAAGGCGATAATCGAGCGCGTCCCCGCGCCGAAGGCCGAGATGGACAAGCCCTTCCTGATGCAGGTCTGCACTCTCTCGTGGAGCGAGTACCTCGGACGCATCGGCTGCGGCAGGATTTTGCAGGGGACGCTGAAAAAGGGCGACAAGATACTGCGCACGCACACCCGCTGGAAGGACTACGACCAGACCGACTGGGAGGTAGTATCGACCGACACTTCGACCTGCACGCACCTCTACGTGACTAAGGGGCTGGACCGCGCGGAGGTCGAAGAGGCCGGAGCCGGCGACATAGTCTGGTTCACCGGCCCGGCGAATATAGACCTCGGCGACACTATGAGCTCGCCGGAGATTCCCGACGCAGTTATGCCGCCCCTCGACATAGAGGAGCCGACGGTGTCGATGTTCTTCATCGTCAACACAAGCCCGTTCGCGGGACAGGACGGCAACGCGATAACGCTGCGCCAGCTCAAGGCCCGCATCGAGCGCGAGACGAAGACCGACCCCGCGCTGCGCATGGAGGACCTGGGCCGTCCCGACGGCATAAAAGTCTCGGGCCGCGGCGAGCTGCACCTCGGCATTCTTATAGAGGAAATCCGCCGCGAGGGCTCGGAGATATGCGTCTCGCGCCCCGAGGTCATCGTGCAGCACGATGAAAACGGCAAAACGCTCGAACCTATGGAGGAGCTCATCATCGACGTGCCGGAGGAATATCAGGGCGTCGTCATACAGAAGCTCGCGCAGCGCAAGGGCGAGCTCAAAAATATGGAAAACAGCGGCACCGGCGTGCTGCGCCTCGAATTCAAGATACCGACGCGCGGCCTTATCGGCTATCGCGGCGAGTTCCTCACCGACACGCGCGGCCTCGGCATCCTCGCATCGCGCTTCATCGGCTACGAGCCGTGGGTCGGAGAGATAAACGCGCGCTCGCGCGGCTCGCTCGTGAGCATGGACACGGGCACGGCTACGAGCTACGCGCTCGAGAACCTCCAGGAGCGCGGCACCCTTTTCATCAAGCCGGGCGACCCGATATACAACGGGCAGGTCGTCGGAGAATCCTCGCGCGGCAAGGACATACCCTGCAACCCCTGCAAGCGCAAGCAGCAGACCAACCACCGCTCCGCCACGAAGGACATGATGACCGTGCTCGACGTTCCGCGCACGATAACCGTGGACTCCGCGCTCGAGTGGATAAGCGACGACGAGCTCGTCGAAGTGACGCCGCTCTCCGTGCGCATACGCAAGATGATACTCGACGCCGACCAGCGCAAGAAGGCGCGCATCCAGGCCGGAATACGCGACGACGACGAGGACTAG
- a CDS encoding ATP-binding protein — protein sequence MLYELVPFRSFEQDEIYSCFTGILESIGTFDDAERAESAEWFSNSAAQLACYAERAGIKGNVWTAWLAKLFAEAENPFSLAHERREPGGGTMDGLAMQDMEQLYFYLKYDYAKLEKRMNVNMMRRFGKTFEPSANGPASLERAAGAVIAELADAMEKAGSPQELYRAVTAFYHAHGAGRFALYNGFRWDDKAREIVPAAPLEDVTFDKLFGYEEQKRALIGNTIAFIEGRPANNVLLYGEGGTGKSSSIKALLNEYAPRGLRMIELYKHQMADFEAVLDAVKWRNYKFIIFMDDLSFEQFEVEYKFLKAFIEGGLEKRPDNVLIYATSNRRHLMKETWGDRDDKSDDMHESETMQEKMSLVDRFGLMIRYFSPEQEQYLDIARKLAAEYGIDTSSEEFEKGAIRWELKHGGFSGRSARQYVEHLAGLAGK from the coding sequence ATGCTGTACGAGCTTGTGCCGTTCCGCTCCTTCGAGCAGGATGAAATTTACAGCTGCTTCACGGGCATTCTTGAAAGCATCGGTACATTCGACGACGCGGAACGCGCCGAGAGCGCCGAATGGTTCAGCAACAGCGCGGCGCAGCTCGCCTGCTACGCAGAGCGCGCCGGAATAAAAGGGAACGTCTGGACCGCGTGGCTAGCGAAGCTCTTCGCGGAGGCGGAAAACCCCTTCTCGCTCGCGCACGAGCGCCGCGAACCGGGCGGCGGCACGATGGACGGCCTCGCGATGCAGGACATGGAGCAGCTTTACTTTTATTTGAAATATGATTACGCGAAGCTCGAAAAGCGGATGAACGTCAACATGATGAGGCGTTTCGGCAAAACCTTCGAACCCTCCGCGAACGGCCCTGCCTCGCTCGAACGCGCGGCCGGCGCGGTGATTGCCGAACTCGCCGACGCCATGGAGAAGGCCGGCTCGCCGCAGGAGCTTTACCGCGCCGTCACGGCCTTCTACCACGCGCACGGCGCCGGCAGGTTCGCGCTCTACAACGGCTTCCGCTGGGACGACAAGGCGCGCGAGATAGTCCCCGCCGCGCCGCTCGAAGACGTCACATTCGACAAGCTTTTCGGCTACGAGGAGCAGAAACGCGCGCTCATCGGCAACACCATCGCATTCATCGAAGGCCGCCCCGCGAACAACGTCCTGCTCTACGGCGAGGGCGGCACGGGAAAATCATCGTCGATAAAGGCGCTGCTCAACGAGTACGCGCCGCGCGGCCTGCGCATGATAGAACTCTACAAACACCAGATGGCCGACTTCGAGGCCGTGCTCGACGCCGTCAAATGGCGCAACTACAAATTCATAATCTTCATGGACGACCTGTCGTTCGAGCAGTTCGAGGTGGAATACAAATTCCTCAAGGCCTTCATCGAGGGCGGCCTGGAAAAACGCCCCGACAACGTGCTGATATACGCGACGTCGAACCGCCGCCATCTCATGAAAGAGACGTGGGGCGACCGCGACGACAAATCCGACGACATGCACGAGTCCGAGACGATGCAGGAAAAAATGTCGCTCGTTGACCGCTTCGGCCTCATGATACGCTACTTCTCGCCGGAGCAGGAACAGTACCTCGACATAGCGAGGAAGCTCGCCGCGGAGTACGGCATCGACACGAGCAGCGAAGAGTTTGAAAAAGGCGCGATACGCTGGGAGCTGAAGCACGGCGGCTTCTCGGGCCGCAGCGCCCGGCAGTACGTCGAGCACCTCGCGGGCCTCGCCGGAAAGTAA
- a CDS encoding LysR family transcriptional regulator: MDVRKYEVIIKAAECGSLTRAGESFGYTQSGVSHMIKAVEAEFGFRIFMRGRAGVTLTEEGRSVLPYLREIVKWNERLTQTVGSLNGLISGTLRVGSFSSIATHWLPQIIKRFQENYPNIKIEITEGGTDALEEAVEDGRADLALMTYQPGLHLEHHALCVDPFLAILPQEHPLAGRAEFPLEAFNGEDFVIVTHSYDYATGRILDDYSLKPNIKFTSRDERTIFSMVENGLGVSILPELVLRGWEGRVVKLPLTPRVTRELSICLPSFADASPACKKFVGYVKRMVAPDGGVKDVPETEKA, encoded by the coding sequence ATGGACGTGAGAAAATACGAGGTCATCATAAAGGCGGCGGAGTGCGGCAGCCTCACTCGCGCGGGAGAGAGCTTCGGCTACACGCAGTCAGGCGTGAGCCACATGATAAAAGCTGTCGAGGCGGAGTTCGGCTTCCGAATTTTTATGCGCGGCCGCGCCGGCGTGACTCTTACCGAGGAGGGGCGCAGCGTGCTGCCGTATCTGCGCGAGATAGTGAAGTGGAACGAGCGCCTGACGCAGACTGTCGGTTCGCTCAACGGCCTGATTTCCGGCACGCTGCGCGTGGGCTCCTTCTCGAGCATCGCGACTCACTGGCTGCCGCAGATAATCAAGCGCTTTCAGGAAAATTATCCGAATATCAAAATCGAGATAACGGAGGGCGGCACGGACGCGCTCGAGGAGGCGGTGGAGGACGGGCGCGCCGACCTGGCCCTGATGACGTACCAGCCGGGGCTGCATCTCGAGCACCACGCTTTGTGCGTAGACCCTTTTCTCGCGATTCTTCCGCAGGAGCACCCGCTCGCGGGGCGCGCCGAGTTTCCGCTCGAGGCTTTCAACGGCGAGGATTTCGTCATAGTCACGCACAGCTACGACTACGCGACTGGGAGGATACTCGACGATTATTCGCTGAAGCCGAATATAAAGTTTACATCGCGCGACGAGCGGACGATTTTTTCGATGGTGGAGAACGGGCTCGGCGTCAGCATCCTGCCGGAGCTTGTGCTGCGCGGCTGGGAGGGGCGCGTCGTCAAGCTGCCGCTCACGCCGCGCGTGACGCGCGAGCTGTCGATATGCCTGCCTTCGTTCGCCGATGCGTCCCCCGCCTGCAAGAAATTCGTCGGCTACGTAAAGAGGATGGTTGCGCCGGACGGCGGCGTGAAGGACGTGCCGGAGACTGAAAAGGCGTAG
- the amrS gene encoding AmmeMemoRadiSam system radical SAM enzyme — protein MTSAVCGVCFHHCRLDEGRTGLCRARKNVAGRVVSLNYGRITSAALDPIEKKPLAKFYPGSMILSVGSFGCNLNCPFCQNYEIAGAGEDLPTESAAPSRLAELAEELRPRGNIGLAYTYNEPLVGWEFVRDCAAEVRARGMKNVLVTNGTAEPEVLRELLPLIDAYNIDLKGFTEEWYRKLGGDLQTVKNFIKTAAGAAHVELTTLIVPGENDGEDEMRALSSWAASVDVKIPLHITRFFPRRLMTDRPPTPKETLFRLADVAREKLETVIIGNI, from the coding sequence ATTACTAGTGCAGTCTGCGGCGTCTGTTTCCACCATTGCCGCCTCGATGAAGGACGGACGGGGCTCTGCCGCGCGAGAAAGAACGTCGCCGGGCGCGTCGTGAGCCTCAATTACGGCAGGATAACGTCGGCCGCGCTCGACCCGATAGAGAAGAAGCCGCTCGCGAAATTTTATCCGGGTTCGATGATTCTTTCGGTCGGGAGCTTCGGCTGCAACCTTAACTGCCCGTTCTGCCAGAATTACGAAATAGCGGGCGCGGGCGAGGATTTACCGACGGAGAGCGCGGCGCCGAGCCGCCTCGCAGAACTCGCGGAAGAGCTCAGGCCGCGCGGCAACATCGGCCTCGCCTACACCTACAACGAGCCGCTGGTCGGCTGGGAGTTCGTGCGCGACTGCGCCGCCGAAGTGCGGGCGCGCGGAATGAAGAACGTCCTCGTCACGAACGGCACGGCGGAGCCGGAAGTCTTGCGCGAACTGCTGCCGCTCATAGACGCCTACAACATCGACCTCAAGGGCTTCACGGAGGAATGGTACAGAAAGCTCGGCGGAGACTTGCAAACCGTGAAGAATTTCATAAAAACGGCGGCCGGCGCGGCGCACGTGGAGCTGACGACGCTGATAGTCCCAGGCGAAAACGACGGAGAGGACGAGATGCGCGCGCTTTCGTCGTGGGCCGCATCGGTGGACGTGAAAATCCCGCTCCACATAACGCGCTTCTTCCCGCGCCGCCTGATGACGGACAGGCCGCCGACGCCGAAAGAGACGCTTTTCCGCCTCGCGGACGTCGCGCGCGAAAAACTTGAGACCGTAATAATAGGGAATATATAA
- the amrA gene encoding AmmeMemoRadiSam system protein A translates to MGILAGIMVPHPPLIVPAVGRGGERAIGATARAYERAAEFAAAFKPETLVITSPHAPMYADYFHVSPGAGAFGDFAQFGAPQETFDVSYDAEFVRALESDARGAGFPAGTLGERDKKLDHGVMVPLHFLSRAFGTLPKVVRAGLSGLPLTEHYRFGRLVAETAEKLGRRVVIVASGDLSHKLKADGPYGFSPDGPRYDERVMDVMSRGAFGELFDFSEDFCESAAECGHRSFVIMAGAFDGRAVHAEKLSYEGPFGVGYGVCAFEGGGRGDSRRFLEIYEEKEKRRLAAIRTAEDEYVRLARASVERYVRTGRRLEMPDGLPDDMTRRRAGVFVSLHKDGRLRGCIGTIAPVASCVAQEIIDNGVSAASRDPRFNPVEPDELERLVYSVDVLEPPERIESPSQLDVKKYGVIVTRGYKRGLLLPNLDGVTDVAQQIAIAKQKAGIAPGEDVELERFEVTRHY, encoded by the coding sequence ATGGGAATCCTTGCTGGAATCATGGTGCCGCATCCGCCGCTTATCGTTCCGGCGGTCGGGCGCGGCGGGGAGCGCGCGATCGGGGCGACCGCGCGCGCTTATGAGCGGGCGGCTGAGTTCGCCGCCGCCTTTAAGCCGGAGACGCTTGTAATAACGTCGCCGCACGCGCCGATGTACGCCGATTATTTCCACGTTTCGCCGGGCGCGGGCGCTTTCGGGGATTTCGCGCAGTTCGGCGCGCCGCAGGAAACGTTCGATGTTTCTTACGACGCTGAGTTCGTGCGCGCTCTCGAATCGGATGCGCGCGGGGCCGGTTTCCCGGCCGGGACGCTCGGCGAGCGCGATAAAAAACTCGACCACGGCGTGATGGTGCCGCTCCACTTTCTTTCGCGCGCTTTCGGCACGCTTCCGAAGGTCGTACGCGCCGGGCTTTCCGGCCTGCCGCTTACGGAGCATTACAGATTCGGGCGGCTCGTCGCCGAGACCGCGGAGAAGCTCGGACGGCGCGTTGTGATAGTCGCGAGCGGCGACCTTTCGCACAAGCTCAAGGCCGACGGCCCTTACGGCTTTTCGCCGGACGGCCCGAGATACGACGAACGCGTCATGGATGTGATGTCGCGCGGCGCTTTCGGCGAGCTTTTCGATTTTTCGGAAGATTTCTGCGAGAGCGCCGCCGAGTGCGGTCATCGCTCGTTCGTCATCATGGCCGGCGCTTTCGACGGCCGAGCAGTGCATGCGGAAAAACTTTCTTACGAAGGGCCTTTCGGCGTCGGCTACGGAGTCTGTGCCTTCGAGGGCGGCGGGCGCGGCGATTCGCGGCGTTTCCTCGAAATTTATGAAGAAAAGGAAAAACGGCGGCTCGCAGCCATACGCACCGCGGAGGACGAATACGTGCGCCTCGCGCGCGCCTCGGTCGAACGTTACGTTCGCACCGGCCGCCGCCTCGAAATGCCGGACGGGCTGCCCGACGATATGACGCGCCGCCGCGCGGGGGTGTTCGTCTCGCTGCATAAAGACGGCAGGCTGCGCGGCTGTATCGGCACGATAGCGCCCGTCGCGTCCTGCGTCGCGCAGGAAATCATCGACAACGGGGTCAGCGCCGCCTCGCGCGACCCGCGCTTCAATCCCGTAGAGCCGGACGAGCTGGAGAGGCTCGTCTACAGCGTGGACGTGCTTGAGCCGCCGGAGAGGATAGAGTCGCCTTCGCAGCTCGACGTGAAAAAATACGGCGTAATCGTGACGCGCGGATACAAGCGCGGGCTGCTGCTGCCGAATCTCGACGGCGTGACGGACGTCGCGCAGCAGATCGCGATCGCGAAGCAGAAGGCCGGCATCGCGCCCGGCGAGGACGTTGAGCTTGAGAGATTCGAGGTGACGCGCCATTACTAG
- a CDS encoding glycosyltransferase family 8 protein, with amino-acid sequence MIHIALAIHDPNGTYARHAGVVIASVLRNTENPVCFHILHDETMTAENRGKLEEVFTVNDHGGGEICFEDMARYVECWAAKFDTVCGRFTRGAMFRLCLPEALHDVDYVIYLDCDVVVNLDISVLWNERINMSDKALAGVREDFSSPEPDMSEPCESIKTDKYGIADGRYINSGVLIMNLERLRSEYACKGSLAKRAVAYAERCSPAYPDQDFLNAEYLCDILYLSRRYNEVPVEDYKDVFHNEHIWHFFSKGKPWNVVRGSNADMLYWQNLMHTPWRGELVESFYNAAVNGQYYHRHSRECIDRLARQLVENIKNIKRTFKSNKR; translated from the coding sequence ATGATACACATAGCGCTCGCGATACACGACCCAAATGGGACATACGCACGGCACGCCGGAGTGGTCATCGCGTCGGTACTGAGGAACACTGAAAATCCCGTCTGCTTCCATATACTGCATGACGAGACTATGACAGCAGAAAACAGGGGAAAGCTGGAAGAGGTGTTCACCGTCAACGACCACGGCGGCGGAGAGATTTGCTTTGAAGATATGGCGCGATACGTGGAATGCTGGGCAGCTAAGTTTGATACCGTATGCGGCAGATTTACGCGCGGCGCGATGTTTCGCCTGTGCCTGCCAGAGGCGTTGCATGATGTCGATTATGTTATTTACCTGGACTGCGACGTCGTCGTCAACCTTGATATATCCGTCCTGTGGAACGAACGTATCAACATGAGTGATAAGGCGCTCGCCGGAGTCAGAGAAGATTTTTCGTCTCCCGAGCCAGATATGTCAGAGCCGTGCGAGTCGATAAAGACAGATAAGTACGGCATCGCCGACGGACGTTATATAAATTCAGGCGTTCTAATAATGAATCTCGAAAGACTGCGTTCCGAATATGCCTGCAAAGGCAGCCTTGCTAAACGCGCCGTAGCTTATGCGGAACGCTGTTCTCCGGCGTATCCTGACCAAGATTTCCTCAATGCGGAATATTTGTGCGACATTCTTTACTTAAGCCGCAGATACAACGAGGTGCCGGTCGAGGATTACAAGGATGTCTTTCATAATGAACATATATGGCATTTCTTCTCGAAGGGCAAGCCGTGGAACGTCGTCAGAGGGAGCAACGCCGACATGCTTTACTGGCAGAACCTGATGCACACGCCGTGGCGCGGCGAACTTGTGGAGTCGTTCTACAACGCCGCAGTCAACGGGCAGTATTATCACAGGCATTCGCGCGAGTGCATTGACAGGCTTGCACGTCAGCTTGTGGAAAATATCAAAAACATCAAACGAACATTCAAAAGCAATAAACGGTAA
- a CDS encoding glycosyltransferase family 8 protein — protein MIQVALSVYDPKGTYARHAGVVIASVLRNTEAPVCFHILHDDTLTDENRSRLEESAAEHQSKTPGEPRGTVDFIDVSDAMGKFPESDFDKICGRFSRGTLYRLMLPEIIHDSVDKVIYLDCDIVVALDIADLWKIVSSDTERTLGGVQEDRSPNPPASAVPISEIKTDAMGLSRERYINAGVLYMNLERLRSERTAKTALFQRAVAYIDRFAPPLLDQDFLNAEYLGDILYLDPRYNTDPKDEIFESVFEMERIWHFGGHLKPWNALTGTNADMLYWKYLSLTPWRDELWDSLFAAMSNEKYYHRHSKGCVKRLKSQVWDNMKDILKLRR, from the coding sequence ATGATACAAGTCGCGCTTTCTGTCTATGACCCTAAAGGCACCTACGCGCGCCACGCCGGAGTGGTTATCGCCTCAGTGCTGCGGAACACCGAAGCGCCCGTCTGCTTCCATATACTTCACGACGATACCCTGACGGATGAGAACAGGAGCAGGTTGGAGGAGAGCGCCGCGGAGCATCAGTCGAAAACCCCGGGCGAGCCTCGCGGAACGGTGGATTTTATTGATGTTTCCGACGCGATGGGCAAATTTCCTGAGTCCGATTTTGATAAAATCTGCGGCAGATTTTCCAGGGGCACGCTCTACCGCCTGATGCTCCCTGAAATCATCCATGACAGCGTGGATAAGGTGATTTACCTTGATTGCGACATAGTCGTAGCTCTCGACATAGCGGATTTGTGGAAAATCGTATCGTCGGATACGGAGCGCACCCTCGGGGGAGTTCAGGAAGACAGGAGTCCCAATCCGCCGGCATCGGCCGTGCCCATAAGCGAGATAAAGACCGACGCGATGGGGCTTTCTCGCGAGCGCTACATCAACGCCGGAGTGCTGTATATGAACCTCGAGAGGCTGCGTTCGGAGCGCACCGCGAAGACCGCGCTGTTTCAGCGCGCAGTCGCCTATATAGACAGGTTTGCCCCGCCGCTGCTCGACCAGGATTTCCTCAACGCCGAGTACCTCGGCGACATTCTTTACCTCGACCCCAGATACAACACAGACCCGAAGGACGAGATTTTCGAGAGTGTTTTCGAGATGGAGAGGATATGGCACTTCGGCGGACACCTGAAGCCGTGGAACGCCCTCACGGGGACGAACGCGGATATGCTTTACTGGAAATATCTCTCGCTGACGCCGTGGCGCGACGAGCTCTGGGATTCGCTTTTCGCCGCAATGTCGAACGAAAAATATTATCACAGGCATTCAAAAGGCTGCGTCAAGAGGTTAAAATCTCAGGTATGGGACAACATGAAAGATATTCTGAAGCTTAGGAGATAA
- a CDS encoding 2-dehydropantoate 2-reductase, whose translation MKHITDIALIGLGAVGAAYLTSVADNFPECRIRVIASGERAERLRRDGIVYNGKRYLFDVAEPDEGTSAGMLFVSVKNGQLAEAMEQAAAFVGPDTVIISPLNGVTSERLLGGRFGAEKVLYSYAIKLDATRIGSETVCGNEGWIVFGDARNEPGRYSENVLAVEEFFKRSGIEYEIPEDMIKSLWKKFMMNCGLNQTSAVLGFSYGMMQRSKEARSLMRSAMEEAALAARFMAGVELGEAEMEEIFRTMDMLSPDGKTSMLQDVDARRVTEVDAFAGTVAATSREHDFAAPVNELYLRLIRAKEESFRL comes from the coding sequence ATGAAGCATATCACAGACATAGCCCTTATCGGTCTCGGCGCGGTCGGCGCGGCTTATCTTACGAGCGTGGCGGATAATTTTCCCGAGTGCCGCATCCGCGTGATCGCCTCCGGGGAGCGCGCGGAGCGGCTTCGCCGCGACGGGATCGTCTACAACGGTAAGCGCTATCTGTTCGACGTCGCGGAGCCGGACGAAGGGACTTCGGCGGGGATGCTTTTCGTTTCGGTCAAGAACGGGCAGCTCGCGGAAGCCATGGAGCAGGCGGCGGCTTTCGTCGGGCCGGATACTGTCATAATATCGCCGCTCAACGGCGTGACGAGCGAGAGGCTGCTCGGCGGGCGTTTCGGCGCGGAGAAAGTTTTATATTCCTACGCGATCAAGCTCGACGCGACGCGCATAGGCTCGGAGACTGTCTGCGGCAACGAGGGCTGGATAGTCTTCGGCGACGCGCGCAACGAACCGGGGCGCTATTCTGAAAACGTCCTCGCGGTCGAGGAATTTTTCAAACGCTCCGGCATCGAGTACGAAATCCCTGAAGATATGATAAAGAGCCTGTGGAAGAAATTCATGATGAACTGCGGGCTGAATCAGACGTCGGCGGTGCTCGGCTTCAGCTACGGCATGATGCAGCGCTCGAAGGAGGCGCGCTCGCTGATGCGCTCCGCGATGGAGGAGGCGGCGTTGGCCGCGCGCTTTATGGCGGGAGTAGAGCTCGGCGAGGCGGAAATGGAAGAGATTTTCCGCACGATGGACATGCTCTCGCCCGACGGCAAGACCTCGATGCTCCAGGACGTAGACGCGCGCCGCGTGACGGAGGTTGACGCCTTCGCCGGAACGGTAGCCGCGACGTCGCGCGAGCATGATTTCGCCGCGCCGGTCAACGAACTGTATCTGCGGCTGATACGCGCGAAGGAGGAGTCGTTCAGGCTGTAA
- a CDS encoding 3-oxoacid CoA-transferase subunit B has translation MLPELSENEARVRIARVIASELEDGALVNLGIGIPQLVPDYLPDGVRVILQTENGVINAGPNPDKNDLRVIDAGGAPVRVLPGGAIISAELSFAIMRGGHIDVTVLGALEVDGEGSIANWMIPQKRIPGMGGAMDIVAGAKKVYAATRHFDKNGKCKLVRKCSLPLTGRGTVDVIATEYCVVRNIYGRMVLTDIADDVSLKELLDRTEMKLDVSADLVRRRF, from the coding sequence ATGCTTCCAGAACTTAGCGAAAACGAGGCGCGCGTCCGCATAGCGCGCGTCATAGCGTCGGAGCTCGAAGACGGCGCGCTCGTCAACCTCGGCATAGGGATACCGCAGCTCGTGCCGGACTACCTGCCGGATGGCGTGCGCGTCATTCTCCAGACGGAAAACGGCGTGATAAATGCGGGGCCGAACCCTGACAAAAACGACCTGCGCGTCATCGACGCGGGCGGCGCTCCGGTGCGCGTGCTGCCCGGCGGCGCGATAATCTCCGCCGAGCTGAGCTTCGCGATAATGCGCGGCGGACACATCGACGTCACGGTGCTCGGCGCTCTCGAAGTGGACGGAGAGGGCAGCATAGCGAACTGGATGATACCGCAGAAAAGAATCCCGGGCATGGGCGGCGCGATGGACATCGTAGCCGGCGCGAAAAAAGTCTACGCAGCGACGCGCCACTTCGACAAAAACGGGAAATGCAAGCTCGTGCGCAAATGCTCGCTCCCGCTCACGGGGCGTGGGACCGTGGACGTAATAGCCACGGAATACTGCGTCGTGCGGAACATCTACGGGCGCATGGTTCTCACCGATATAGCGGACGACGTAAGTCTGAAAGAGCTGCTCGACAGGACGGAGATGAAGCTCGACGTGAGCGCGGACCTCGTGCGGCGGAGATTCTGA
- a CDS encoding 3-oxoacid CoA-transferase subunit A: MAKPFIKPVLSPEEAAALVKPGSSLMVGGFNYGGAPYTLIDALCAAGTRDINLICVDTSWYNDKEPEPVGVAKLVVNGQLGSLTASHIGLNRRTQELYTKGELKVELIPMGTFVERIRAGGAGLGGVLTPTGIDTVYEEGRDTLELDGRRYIVERALTADIAFIKAHTADEAGNLTYFGTNRNFNPTMATAAKTVIAEVDEIVPIGAIEPDEAVTPGIFVDALVLRKEGKYASRT, from the coding sequence GTGGCGAAACCTTTTATAAAACCTGTCTTAAGCCCCGAAGAGGCCGCGGCGCTCGTAAAGCCCGGCTCGTCGCTGATGGTCGGCGGCTTCAACTACGGCGGCGCGCCCTACACGCTTATAGACGCTCTCTGCGCCGCCGGCACGCGGGACATAAATCTTATATGTGTAGACACGAGCTGGTACAACGACAAGGAGCCGGAGCCGGTCGGCGTCGCGAAGCTCGTCGTGAACGGGCAGCTCGGCTCGCTCACAGCCTCGCACATAGGGCTCAACAGACGGACGCAGGAGCTTTACACGAAAGGCGAACTCAAGGTGGAGCTGATACCGATGGGGACGTTCGTCGAGCGCATACGAGCGGGCGGAGCCGGGCTCGGCGGCGTTCTTACTCCGACCGGCATCGACACCGTATACGAAGAAGGGCGCGACACGCTGGAACTCGACGGACGGCGCTACATAGTCGAGCGCGCTCTGACCGCGGACATAGCTTTCATAAAGGCGCACACTGCCGACGAAGCTGGAAATCTCACCTATTTCGGCACGAACAGGAACTTCAACCCGACGATGGCGACGGCTGCGAAAACCGTGATCGCCGAGGTGGACGAGATAGTCCCAATAGGCGCGATAGAGCCGGACGAAGCCGTCACCCCCGGCATATTCGTGGACGCGCTCGTACTCAGGAAGGAGGGAAAATATGCTTCCAGAACTTAG